A window of the Bacillus sp. E(2018) genome harbors these coding sequences:
- a CDS encoding NAD(P)/FAD-dependent oxidoreductase: MNTHYDVIVVGAGPAGIFTSYELTRQLPEAKILLIDKGHDIYARSCPILEKKIQKCPPAAGRKEFAGCLPACSITNGFGGAGAYSDGKFNITSEFGGWMTDYLSEEQVVELIKYVDDINLEHGATDSITDPLTPEVKDIEKRGYAAGLKLLRAQVRHLGTEQNLEILKSIYEYLKTRIEMKYKAEVEDLITERTTEGYVAKGILLKDGTSLTSEKVVIVPGRDGSSWLTKILKKRRIKMTANQVDIGVRVETSNLVMEEINKHLYEGKFVFNTSVGTKVRTFCSNPSGHVVVENHSGIMLANGHAYKDPKLGSENTNFALLVSHQFAEPFDQPTEYAHEVSRLANQLSMGGLVVQKYGDILKGRRSTDKRIKEGFLRPTLKEAVPGDLGLVLPYNTMKSLIEMTEALDKVTPGIASEHTLFYGVEAKFYSARPKLDDKFESEINGLYVGGDGAGITRGLAQASACGVWIAQNVAAKIKEKTPALV; this comes from the coding sequence ATGAATACCCATTATGATGTAATTGTTGTTGGCGCAGGTCCTGCTGGGATTTTCACGAGCTATGAACTAACGAGACAGCTTCCAGAAGCAAAGATTTTGTTAATAGATAAGGGACATGACATCTATGCACGCTCGTGCCCGATTTTAGAGAAGAAAATTCAAAAGTGTCCGCCTGCAGCAGGTAGAAAAGAATTTGCTGGTTGTTTACCGGCTTGTTCGATAACAAACGGTTTTGGCGGAGCAGGAGCTTATTCGGATGGAAAGTTCAATATTACGAGCGAATTCGGAGGATGGATGACTGATTATCTTTCTGAAGAACAAGTGGTTGAACTTATTAAATATGTAGATGATATCAACTTGGAGCATGGTGCCACAGATTCGATTACTGACCCGCTGACACCAGAAGTTAAAGATATTGAAAAGCGTGGTTATGCAGCTGGTCTAAAGCTGTTACGCGCTCAAGTTCGTCATCTTGGCACAGAACAAAACCTTGAAATACTGAAAAGCATCTATGAATATTTAAAAACGCGCATTGAGATGAAATATAAAGCTGAGGTTGAAGATCTCATTACAGAACGAACAACTGAAGGTTATGTAGCGAAAGGGATTCTTTTAAAAGACGGAACTTCTCTGACTTCTGAGAAAGTTGTTATTGTTCCTGGCCGCGATGGGTCATCTTGGCTAACTAAGATTCTTAAGAAACGTCGAATTAAAATGACAGCTAACCAAGTGGATATAGGCGTTCGCGTGGAAACGTCCAACTTAGTGATGGAAGAGATCAACAAGCACCTTTACGAAGGAAAATTTGTTTTTAATACATCTGTTGGCACAAAAGTAAGAACGTTCTGCTCTAACCCTTCTGGGCACGTAGTCGTAGAGAACCATTCTGGCATCATGCTAGCGAACGGACATGCCTATAAAGATCCAAAGCTAGGCAGCGAGAACACAAACTTTGCGCTGCTCGTCTCACATCAATTCGCTGAACCGTTTGATCAGCCTACTGAATACGCTCATGAAGTTTCAAGACTTGCCAATCAGCTCTCTATGGGCGGGCTCGTTGTTCAGAAATATGGTGATATTCTAAAAGGACGTCGCTCTACTGATAAACGTATTAAAGAAGGGTTTCTTCGTCCAACATTAAAAGAAGCAGTACCAGGTGACCTAGGTCTTGTGCTTCCTTATAACACGATGAAAAGTTTGATTGAAATGACGGAGGCTTTAGACAAAGTTACACCAGGGATCGCATCAGAACACACGTTGTTTTATGGTGTAGAAGCCAAGTTCTATTCTGCACGTCCAAAGCTTGATGACAAGTTTGAGTCAGAGATCAACGGGCTCTATGTTGGTGGAGATGGTGCTGGCATAACACGTGGTCTTGCCCAAGCTAGTGCATGTGGCGTGTGGATCGCTCAAAACGTTGCAGCGAAAATAAAGGAAAAGACACCAGCGTTGGTATAA